The Flammeovirga agarivorans region AAAGCCCATATCTTCCAGCGCTCGCAGAGCGACGGATTTCCCCGAGCCCGAGCGGCCGCTGACGATCATCAGTACCATGTACCGTTTCTCCTCAGTACGATAAAGGATAAGGTGCGA contains the following coding sequences:
- a CDS encoding RNase adapter RapZ, whose protein sequence is MVLMIVSGRSGSGKSVALRALEDMGF